AATAAAGAATAATCAGAACAATCGATGTGGGGCAAAATATGGAAAAGTAGAGGATGCAaggatgtccttttccttgACGTGCTTTGGTATATCATGGAAGGACATATGCGAATACAGACGGTAAACTTCTTATTCATTTACGAATCtgttcttttattttaattattatttttgattTGCTTTCCAAAGCAGCCAAACTTAATTATGTACTACTTAATTTCTTCATTCCTGCAAATTCATCAAGtctaaatttgaaaaaaaaaaaattaaaaataataagcCAGCATGAATGCCTCACCCCACAACTCTTCCATCCTTCGAAATTACCTCTTATGTTTCCTTTTTACAACTGTAAAAGAAAGGAATTCGGATATACTTACCTCCAAAGGATGAGCTGAAAGGTATAGATGTTTAACATTGCAATCCCTGCCAAAAGCACAGTTGCACAACCAGCAAACCGGGGTGATAATGCATTGGCATAGCGGTGATCTAGGTCAATATTTGGAGCAAAAATAAAGTTGTCCCCATCTACCTCCAAATtattacactccaaactttcctTTACCTTTTTAACTCAGGAGCATTGATGTTGAGATCGAAAATTACACCACATCGACGAGTTCCTTCTATAACCAAATCTTCAAGTACAgggaattttgtgaaaacttcaCACATTGACTCATCAGTAACTAGATCTCTAAATCTAACTTGAAGGACCTTGAGACTTGGGAAGCACCCTGATCTAGGAAAACTGTTTATAAAATCTGACCCCAGCTTCAAAACCATTTTAGTGTTTGGAAGTGAAAAGGCTTTGAGGCAACTTCAAAATTTGGTGTCGACCAGTGGAAAGATCAAGGTCATCAACATTATGCCTAATAGCAGTTGCGAATCCAACCCTTTAAACGAGAGGAACTGATGATTTCGGAGGACAATCACTGTGAAGACAGAATTTTTGAATGACTGATGAATTGTGAAAGGATAGTACCTGCTCAACAAAGCCACGAGAAATGGAAGATCTGTGTGGCTGAAGTCTAGAATGGTAAGAGAAGCCCATACGTTCTTCCATCTCCTGGACAAAATGCTGGTGCTTACTgttggtattcaaagtttactaactcaataccaaaatatgtgggtgataagtttacaaactctatcacacctctcacttgcactctcaataaaattggacaaagaaagaaataagtaaATGAAGAAGCAAGCTTCTGTGTTGCACAAAACTGCACGACAAACAAGCAAACACTTTGATATATCTAAAACAGTTTACAAACTGATGGAATAAGAAAGCTTACAAGCTTATAAAATTGGAAGTGGGATTCGGATGGTCTATTTATACAAAACAGAAATGAATACAACATGTCAGCTATGAAGCACTAGCTGCTAGACACTTTCACACATGGCTGGATGATCTTTACACCCTTTCACACATGCACCAACTTTggatgcacacacacatgcagctTTCCTTCTTGCAATACACAAAAGAAGTTCAGCTATCACATGGCAGCACACTGCTGTCTTAATCACCTTTCGGCTAACAAATGGAGGGAACAATGATGTTTGTAGTTTTAGGTGAACAACCTGGAAAGAACTAACAGCTAGCTTTAACCATTGACAACctgtttttatttgaatttccaACACTTACAACATTTCTTTCAAGAAATGGAAGTATGTGATCCTAGCTATCTTCAACACCCGCTCGACCCTTTGACTTCAATGACTTCAAACATATTTGTATGCCGTACAGCTATACTAAAAAACACGGCACCAATGTTGTAACTTGGATAGCTTAAGAGATCATAGCACTTAATATTTCATAGGAAATATgagatttatgtttttttaaattCACAGAGAAATCAAAGCAGAACAGAATGCATGCATTAATTGTATATGTCAATTAAATGGATGCGGATCTAAATTAAAGGTTAAAACTTGATTCTTCTATTCCTCTATAATTTTATCAATTCTGGGAAACCAGATGATAAGGAAGTTAAAAAAGTTAGGAAGTGAAGTACCTGATATGAGCTTTCTGGGATTCTGGGATGGCCCAGAAAAGTACCAGTTTACTGGTTGGTGAACGGTGATGAAACTCTTATTGGCAGCCGATAAAACTGTGAGAAAACTAAGAAAGCGAAAACTACAAAGAGCACTCCCATCGGAAAAACCACAGTTGCTTCGAGCCTATAACTATTCTTTATGTGGCAAATGAACATACCTTTTTTACTTTGCTGATAAATGGTATTACTCAAACTATTTCTTTGCGTGGCAAATGCACATACCTTTTTTACTTTGGTACGTAATGGTCTTATACATAAAAActtataaacaaacaaaccgatagtagtattacggtttagtggtaattttttattttattattattaagggagGGATGATGATTtgaaattattacaataatttaagagtaaaaataaaaaaattatttcgcaaaaaaaaaaaaaatttgtccccaTCTTTCTCATAGTCGTAACATTCCGAACTTATCCTTAATCTCTTCAACTCAGGAGCATCAATGTTGAGATTCAAAAATACACCGTGTCGACGAGTTCCTTCTATAGCCAAATCTTCAAGTACTGGGCAGTTTGAGAAAAGCTTACACATTGAGTAATCATTATCAAGATCTCTAAACTAGATGCGAatgtaaaatttatgttttcTTAAATTCACAGAGAAATCAAAGCAGAACAGAATGGATGCATGTATATATCAATTAGATGGATGCGGATCTAAACTAAAGGTTAAGACGTGATTGTTCTATATAATTTTCTCAATTTTCTTGGTAACCAAACAGATGGTAAGGAAGTTAAAAAAGATGGGAAGTGAAGTACCTGATATGAGCTTTCTGGGATTCTGGGATGGCCCAGAAAAGTACCTGTTTAGATGTTGGCGAACGGTAACTCTAATTGGCAGCtgagaaatggagagaaaacCTAAGACAgtgaaaaccacaaaatcttCGGAAAACCACAATTGCTTCAAGCCAAAAACTGTTTCTTTACCTTAACAAAAATTCTATTTCTTTACGTGGCAAATGCACATACCCTTTCTACTTTGGTAATAGGTGGTCATATAAActtataaacataaaaatagaTAGTACTAAGGTGTAGTATTGGGAGGCCATACATTTGACTCATATaaattgcaagttcttacacttAAGATTTTATATTTGACGAGTTTTACACTTAAATTTGAATGGAGGAAAAAATTTCGTTAATTTGTTCAACATGTGATGCGTTGTGGGGGAATTTCTAACATAAACTTACAAAGATGGTCCAACCACGTTAAAATTAGAGTTTGGTGGTAAATCGGCAAACAAAAAAATGTACGTAGCGCTATTTGAGCTTACCTCTAATAGTTCGAGTAGTGTTGTATAAATTTTAGTCTAAACCTATCTTGAAGCAATGAGCCGAAAGGGCACGGTAAATTACGATCAGGAGTGCTTAATGACAGTTTACTTCACACCGAAATTGGAAGTTTGTGATTACCTATGAATGGATACTCTCCATAGGTTTTCTTTGGTGTTACTTTCTATTGCATAATTCGGCTTTCGCTGTCGAGTCCAATTTAGCACTGCAAAGTATTAGATACTCCGAACTTTTTAACCATAAGATCTTTAGTAAAATGCCCGGAGCCGTAGTATTTTTGTATTCTCCATTGCAAATATACGAGAGTGAACGGACTGACCATGGCATGTCACTATAACCAAATCAGTCTTAAGTTCAAGAAGGTAAACGGAGTTGATAATAAAATTCTACAACGGAAAACAACCGATTGCAAACAGATTCATCTTGTACAGACTTTAAATAAAATCCTTTCAAGTTCAAGATGGTGCTTTTACAAATTTGAAAACCAAATCCTTTCAAAACCACTAACTGAACTTTAAATAAAATCTTTTAGAAGCCTAAAACTGCATCTCAGATCATGATTTAATTTGCAGCTTTGATAACATAATCCTTCTGGAAACCAAAATATTGGACTTCAAAAGTAAGATCACTGGAAAGCCTGAGGTTGCATCTCAAATAAATTTAACTTGACAAGTCTTTGATCCCCGTTCAAACATACAAAATTCCTTGTATAGCTCCTCCTTTGCACACTGAGGATCACTTGTCGCAATAGTCATGTTATTCAATACTTTACCGTTCTTTAACAAAAACTTTGCAACTTCCATATCAGCTTGCCGTCCCTCGAATTTCCTTATGGAGACTGTCTTGAGGTATGACAACAAACAATTAGGCACAAAGTTTGGCTGAATCCATGGATGCTCCAAGTATTCTTCAATACATTCGTTGAACTGCCAATTTATTAAATGTATGAATAAAATGAGAATATCTAAGAGTTGTCTGTTGATAAAGCACACTTGTAAATACACTTACATTTGCACCAAGATATTCCAGATTAAGGGATCTCTTGAGCAACTCGTTTATCGATTTGAAGAGGTTGCAATCATAAAGATCCAGTTCCAAGTGTTTCAGACTATCGAAAGCAGGCAGACAACAACCCTTCATGAAAGAAAAGTGATGATCAAAATtgaaaagccaaaaaaaaaaaaaaaaaacgagccTTCTGCCCTAGTAAAAGATAAATACGAACAACAATAGAGGTAAGAATAAATACGAAAAATCTAGTTACTTAGTCATATCACGGGAGCAAAGCTGCCAAAATACTGAATCAGAAACAATGGACAAAGAACGGAAGTATTGAGTAACTACCTCAAAAGATGGAGCAGAAAGACGCAGATATTTAACATGGGAAATGCCGGCTAGAAGTGCAGTCACACGGTTCACATAGCCAGGATCGTAAATTCCAAATTGGTCACTGAGATCTATATCCGCTTTGATTAGTGATTTTACATTctcaaaaacataatttgacaaaCGGTTGTCACAGAGATATAGATTTTCAAGCTTTGGGGCATTAATAAAAAGATTGTGCAAAGCTCCTGCGCCCAAATAAATTGTTAGCATCTTCAGTTCAGGAGCTGAAATGTTGATGTCCAAGACTACATGACGTATCCCTGAAACTGCTTTTATAGTTAAAACTTCGAGTACAGGGCATTGAGAAAAAAGCCTATTCATCGAATCCTTATCAGCCATGCCAAATAACATAACACAGAGGTACTTCAGACTTGGAAAACACCCGGATGTAGGAACTTTGATAGTAAAGTTTAACAGTAGCTCCAAAAACATCAGACTTTTGCACATGCAAAGGCTTTTAGGCAACTCATAAATCCTGAGACGATCAAAGATCGCAGAAATGGAAAGTTCAACAACATTACGCCTAATAGCCGTGCGAATCCAACCATCAACACGTGAAAAATCCTGAATCTGGCGACAACAAAGACTGAACCTCTGAATGTCTGATGAATCACGCATGAAAAGTACACGTTCAACAAACATCGAAAATCCAGCATCTCCAGAAAAATATTCATGGTGGAAGTTAAGGATGGGAACAGAAGCCCATATATTCTTCCACTTGGTAGACAAACAGCTGGTCCTGACAGCATATTTCGTTGGAAGGAAAGAAAGTATGTGACGAAGAACTTCGACGGGTAATTCACTGATCCTATCACCAGATCGGCTCTTACTTTTCAAAGCCATTTGAACCCTAAAAATTTTGAttacattgcaaattcaaagaccttgaatttcaattaaatatgaaaatgaaaaactttatttccgccctttttttttctttcataatcTAAAGAGGAAAATATTAGCGAATCAAAACTAAAGGGTAAGACTTTAGATTTTCTATTCCCTCTATTATTTTCTCAGTTTTCTCGGTAACCAGACAGATCAACGGTAAGGAAGTGAGAAAGTTAAGGAGTGAAGTGAAGTACCTGATGTGAGTTTCTGGGTGAACAGTAAAATTCCGATCGGCAGCTGAGAAATAATGGGATAATCTAAGAAAGTGAGAGCCgcaggaggaggaagagaagcaCTCCCATCAGCGTTGTGTAAAGAGGTATTTGTTGatttgcttgaacttgtattgcCGCTGCCAATTtccctttgatcttcaattttagTCAATTACCTTTTGGGTTCACCGAAGAGGTAGCACTTGGTACGATGGCAAGTGTCTTCGTCCATGAGttgtaggtctcgggttcgagatttaggagcagcctctccataaatgggggtaaggctagccgacattcacctctcccagaccctgc
This window of the Malus domestica chromosome 03, GDT2T_hap1 genome carries:
- the LOC103432367 gene encoding putative F-box/FBD/LRR-repeat protein At4g00315 produces the protein MALKSKSRSGDRISELPVEVLRHILSFLPTKYAVRTSCLSTKWKNIWASVPILNFHHEYFSGDAGFSMFVERVLFMRDSSDIQRFSLCCRQIQDFSRVDGWIRTAIRRNVVELSISAIFDRLRIYELPKSLCMCKSLMFLELLLNFTIKVPTSGCFPSLKYLCVMLFGMADKDSMNRLFSQCPVLEVLTIKAVSGIRHVVLDINISAPELKMLTIYLGAGALHNLFINAPKLENLYLCDNRLSNYVFENVKSLIKADIDLSDQFGIYDPGYVNRVTALLAGISHVKYLRLSAPSFEGCCLPAFDSLKHLELDLYDCNLFKSINELLKRSLNLEYLGANFNECIEEYLEHPWIQPNFVPNCLLSYLKTVSIRKFEGRQADMEVAKFLLKNGKVLNNMTIATSDPQCAKEELYKEFCMFERGSKTCQVKFI